One Helianthus annuus cultivar XRQ/B chromosome 7, HanXRQr2.0-SUNRISE, whole genome shotgun sequence genomic region harbors:
- the LOC110866653 gene encoding putative B3 domain-containing protein Os04g0347400 produces the protein MDDLPVLTDGWRVVVNNLHLLKNTWLLFRSIGEKVLKVYPFINNVHGESYITKNNYTKLGLTVIPDEFINMFYRNHELNGSYQVFAGGKYWDLMATKLHVTYAFKDGWPKLCESLNICDGDTLIFDKIGNVIFHLRAFRNGIEVGLGIKKEAVESDFCEIISQSTYQRNAYYNFVESDNGTDTSGDTLMNEVKDIGSETEKMLNTKKGVQGSDKIEKKRKKVAQVVVSTSKKGKEIEETPEVLKPDVSSCRISSKKRERLPVEVARRSGLTKKLHALKIKTLDGKIMENEVETEKNGDVPRYKMVNWGNFMSANSLKNGDILHFNFVTSTQVMELTNVDRI, from the exons ATGGATGATCTACCAGTATTAACAGATGGTTGGAGGGTTGTTGTTAATAATCTTCATTTGTTAAAAAACACATGGCTGTTATTTAGAAGCATCGGGGAAAAAGTGTTGAAGGTTTATCCTTTCATAAACAATGTGCATGGTGAATCATACATAACAAAGAACAACTACACAAAACTGGGTCTTACG GTAATTCCAGATGAATTTATTAACATGTTCTACAGAAACCACGAGCTAAACGGCAGTTACCAAGTATTTGCAGGTGGTAAGTACTGGGATCTAATGGCAACTAAACTACATGTTACTTATGCTTTTAAGGATGGATGGCCGAAACTGTGTGAAAGTTTGAACATATGTGATGGTGACACACTGATATTCGATAAGATTGGTAATGTGATATTTCATCTGAGGGCATTCAGGAATGGAATCGAAGTTGGATTGGGTATTAAAAAAGAAGCAGTAGAGAGTGATTTCTGTGAAATAATATCTCAATCAACATATCAACGAAATGCTTATTAT AACTTTGTTGAATCTGATAATGGAACGGATACAAGTGGAGATACGTTGATGAATGAG GTTAAAGACATTGGAAGTGAAACTGAGAAGATGTTGAATACAAAAAAAGGAGTTCAAGGTAGTGACAAG aTTGAAAAGAAACGCAAAAAGGTTGCACAAGTTGTTGTTTCAACATCAAAAAAGGGAAAGGAAATTGAAGAAACTCCAGAAGTGCTCAAACCAGATGTTTCAAGCTGTCGTATATCATCAAAAAAAAGAGAG AGGCTTCCTGTTGAAGTAGCGAGGAGATCTGGTCTTACAAAGAAGCTTCATGCATTGAAGATTAAAACTCTGGATGGAAAAATAATGGAGAACGAAGTGGAAACCGAAAAAAATGGTGACGTACCGCGTTACAAAATGGTCAATTGGGGTAACTTTATGTCTGCAAATAGTTTGAAGAATGGTGACATTCTTCACTTCAACTTTGTTACCTCAACACAGGTGATGGAGTTAACAAATGTGGATCGAATTTAA